In the genome of Parus major isolate Abel chromosome 2, Parus_major1.1, whole genome shotgun sequence, one region contains:
- the OSGIN2 gene encoding oxidative stress-induced growth inhibitor 2 → MPLIEETVLPGDSLLTLPVVIIGNGPSGICLSYLLSGYRPYLSPEAIHPNPILHTKLEEARHLSIVDQDLEYLSEGLEGRSSNPVAVLFDTLLHPDADFGYDYPPVLHWKLEQHNYIPHIVLGKGPPGGAWHSMEGSMLTISFGDWMELPGLSFKEWAASKRRNIKSDRVMPEEIACYYKHYVKVMGLQKNFRDNVYITSVSRLYREKDDEGRSHQNEDISTQHLEMEDGQKLLIKRNWEVRGYQRATDGSHVPFCLFAENVALATGTFDSPGRLQVEGEDFPFVLHSMSDFGAAISKGKLRGKADPVLIVGAGLTAADAVLCAYNNNIPVVHVFRRRVTDTSLIFKQLPKKLYPEYHKVYHMMCTQSHTVDSNQHSAYTSFPEHNVLSFKPEMKCVLQSASGLKKILKFSVALVLIGSHPNLFFLKDQGHSIGHHSNQPITCKGNPIEIDPYTYECTKEANLFALGPLVGDNFVRFLKGGALGITRCLAIRQKKKHELIESGDGGGDGVP, encoded by the exons ATGCCTTTAATTGAAGAAACTGTTCTGCCTGGGGACTCCCTTCTTACTCTGCCTGTAGTAATAATAG gAAATGGACCTTCAGGAATTTGCCTTTCTTACCTGCTCTCTGGATACAGGCCATATTTATCTCCTGAAGCTATACACCCAAACCCCATCCTACATACAAAATTAGAAGAAGCTCGACATCTTTCCATTGTTGATCAA GATCTGGAGTACCTGTCAGAAGGCCTGGAAGGACGCTCCTCAAACCCAGTTGCAGTGCTTTTTGATACATTGCTTCACCCTGATGCTGACTTTGGCTATGACTACCCACCTGTTCTGCACTGGAAGTTAGAACAACATAATTACATTCCACACATAGTGCTTGGAAAAGGACCACCTGGTGGGGCTTGGCAT TCCATGGAGGGCTCTATGCTAACCATCAGTTTTGGAGACTGGATGGAATTGCCTGGCCTCAGCTTTAAGGAGTGGGCAGCTAGCAAACGCAG aaatataaagAGTGATCGAGTAATGCCAGAGGAAATAGCTTGTTATTATAAACACTATGTTAAAGTCATGGGCCTCCAAAAGAATTTCAGAGACAATGTTTACATAACATCAGTGTCCAGGCTTTACCGAGAAAAGGATGATGAAGGTAGAAGTCACcaaaatgaagatatttcaaCACAGCATTTGGAAATGGAAGATGGACAGAAATTACTTATTAAGAGAAACTGGGAAGTCAGAGGTTATCAGCGAGCAACAGATGGTTCTCATGTGCCCTTCTGCCTCTTTGCTGAGAATGTGGCTCTTGCAACTGGAACCTTTGACTCTCCTGGCCGACTGCAAGTTGAAGGAGAAGACTTTCCTTTTGTCCTCCATTCCATGTCTGACTTTGGAGCCGCAATCAGCAAAGGAAAGTTACGTGGGAAGGCAGACCCTGTGTTGATTGTGGGTGCTGGACTAACAGCAGCAGATGCAGTACTGTGTGCCTATAACAACAACATCCCAGTAGTCCATGTGTTTCGTAGAAGAGTTACCGATACAAGCCTGATTTTCAAACAGTTACCTAAAAAGCTTTACCCTGAATACCATAAGGTCTATCATATGATGTGTACTCAGTCTCATACCGTGGACTCTAATCAACATTCTGCTTACACTAGTTTCCCTGAACACAATGTACTTTCCTTCAAGcctgaaatgaaatgtgttcTTCAGAGTGCCTCCGgactgaagaaaattttgaagttttctgtaGCCCTAGTTCTGATAGGCTCTCATccaaatcttttctttttaaaggacCAAGGACATAGCATAGGTCATCACTCTAATCAACCCATCACATGCAAGGGGAATCCTATAGAGATTGATCCATACACTTACGAATGCACTAAAGAAGCCAACCTCTTTGCTTTAGGGCCTCTGGTGGGAGACAACTTTGTACGGTTTTTAAAAGGAGGTGCACTGGGCATTACACGATGCTTGGCaataaggcaaaaaaagaaacatgaattgATTGAAAGTGGGGATGGAGGAGGTGATGGGGTACCATAA